The Macaca mulatta isolate MMU2019108-1 chromosome X, T2T-MMU8v2.0, whole genome shotgun sequence DNA window AAAGTAAGGGCACCATGACCGCATATATTTTACTtcatgaggaaataaaaataataaagtttcctaaatatttttattgacatatTGCATTGGACTAAGGgcacattaaaaattattagtattGATACATAGTCCCTTTTTAGTTGGGGTAGATGGAGTGGGAGATAAGGTAGATTGCTGGAGCATTCAAACCCCGCATCCAAGCCCCACAGGCACAGCAGGAGGGGAACCCAGCACTCTGAGTTCTCCCCTTTTCCCACCTCATGGCATATCCTAGGAGGGCTTGCACAGCCCtgatttctcctcctccttcccttgtGGTATGTCCTAGGAAAAGCCTGTAACCAGCCTGACGTCTCCCCGCTTCTCATCCTGTGGTATCTGCCAGGAGATAGCCGCAGCCGCCCGATTCTTTCCAAGAGGCCCTTCAGTGTCTTGGAACGGTATGACACAGATTCGTAGACTACAGATCCAAAGACCCCTACTCCAGTTAGCCTGCCCAGAGAAACGTCCCCACCCCTGCTCCCCGCCACCAGCGGGACAGCTACACCTGAGTTTAGAGCAGACAGCCTGCTCTGTGAGTTTAGAGGTGTCCTCATCCTCAATACGGAATGGACACTCCTCCAACATGGTGTACCCCATGGGGAAGCGCGACGTGGGCGCGGCCATGTTCCCCACCTGACCACGCCGCCGAGGGTCACCCAACGTCCCAAAGCACCACTTCCGTAACTTCTCCATGTTGACTCCTGGCTAACAGCAGCTTCAAAGGTGGTTTTGCGCACGCGCGGacccccctccctttccctcactCATGCGAAGTCCCAAACCCCGAAAAAGGGCGGTGCTAGGGGTAGTGACCGGAAGCGGCTGCGGTTCTCGCCGGTTCTCAGCCGGGGTTTGATAGTTGTCAGGAGGATTCGACGTTCAGTGCCCAGGGATGTGGAGGTGATGGGGGGCCGGGGAGGGTGAGTGCTGGGCGATTCTGTGTGGTCAGTGATGGAATCGTTTATCTAACTTGAGTTAGATGATTCGCTTATCATTTTGCaggcttttctcttttctaatatcACCGTTAAGGTCTTAAAGTTCATTCTAAGCCCCATTGGGTTTGGAGCATTATGTTTTTTAAGAGTGTTAACTTGTATTCATTTGTCTTTTACCCAGGAGTTTTCAAAAGTGGGGTTTCAGTGTGCAAAAGTTTATCGTTGTAATGGATTTCTAACCTTAGTTTTCTGTGTTAGAAAAATATCTACGTGAAGCTCATTCCTTGAAATATAAGGAGACTTATGGCCTAGTCGTGGTGAATTTTTAGAAACGTTCTGTATAtaacttgaaaataatatttaattatttagtcGTCAGTTGTGTCATAGAAAATCTAATCTATCCTTTTTTGTCTGCTTCTTCTATTACTTTGAGGAGAGAGAAATTCTCCACTGTGATGGTGATTTGTCTGTGTCTCCTTACTGCTGTCTGTGATCCACTGTGAGTTACTTTTATATAAAGTATGAGACTTAGGTCGAGGTGAATTAATTTGCTTATGGATGTCCAGACtcaagcaccatttgttgaaaagactatctttcctcCATTGACTTGTCTTTCAcaattgtcaaaaataagttggcCATACTTGTGTGTAGGCTCTTTCTGGGTTTGCTATTCAGTTCATTGTCTATGTGTCTATCCCTCTGCCAGTACTACCATGCT harbors:
- the LOC712954 gene encoding LOW QUALITY PROTEIN: uncharacterized protein LOC712954 (The sequence of the model RefSeq protein was modified relative to this genomic sequence to represent the inferred CDS: inserted 6 bases in 4 codons; deleted 1 base in 1 codon; substituted 1 base at 1 genomic stop codon) yields the protein MEKLRKWXLWDVGXPSAAWSGGEHGRAHVALPHGVHHVGGVSIRIEDEDTSKLTEQXLSALNSGVAVPLVAGSRGGDVSLGRLTGXRGLWICSLRICVIPFQDTEGPLGKNXGRLRLSPGRYHRMRSGETSGWLQAFPRTYHKGRRRRNQGCASPPRICHEVGKGENSECWVPLLLCLWGLDAGFECSSNLPYLPLHLPQLKRDYVSILIIFNVPLVQCNMSIKIFRKLYYFYFLMK